The genomic region TTCGGCTGGCAACGACCGTCCCTGCTTACACTCGCTTTGGCGATCGACCGGCTCGCTTACGTTACATCGGAATCGGGCGTCGGATTGCAAAACCGCGACGCGGACACTTCCATCACTAACAAGAAGATGAACTATACACAAATAGTAACGCGAAACGGACGAAATATCGTTCACCGACGCACACACATCGATCACATATCTACTCCATTGGCGTAAACGAGGTTAGGGAAAAGGTTACATATCTAGAAGGCGATTTTGTCACGCTATAACTGAACATTTCATATCACTATCACGTTTTTAACACTCCGTATACGTTCACTTATGACAAAACTCATTCCCAAACCAGCAAAcaagtaaaatacttaaaaacagaacaatagAATCACGAAACTTCCAAAATTATTGGCGTCCGCCATTACGGACTTGAAATTCTGCGCTTGACGACGCTTCTACCTATGTTCACTCcggttacaaaaaaatattttgttgaaacttATACCATAGATAGCTTATGCTAACTACTAATGTATCTCTCGAtaatttttaggttttaatgaagctaaataattatctaattgTACACAAATTCTAGGAAAATAACCCAAAATTATCTGTgcatgtttacatttttgtacTATTGCGACCACGTAGTTACTACAGTGGTACCAACATAAAACATGCCACTAAGTGACAAGTTCCGCTGGCGCCAAGGCTTTTGTTGCTAAGTTCATTTCAAGTTGtaacaacttttaatttatcaaatggATAAACACTTCATTtgcttcaatattttataaagataaaattatactgttttttaaatattgttttattgctttgagGTCTAAATGCAGAGGCAATATTCTTAAACAATCTTGTTAAATTATCCATGTCGCTTCCTGTATTGCACCAACTTGACAGAGCGAAAAGAATAGAGCATAGATTTTGGGTGAAATTTGAAAAGAggaatttattcattatttaattgaaagaaatatttaaaatattataagcattttatgttgaatttatgatattatgtGTGGATactaaaattttagttttctttactAACGGCAAGTCAGACGTAGATTTTGTCTATGATTTGTAGGTTTAGTCGATTGTCAAAGTTGCAATAGTTTACTGGTATGCAATTTACTATTGaataagtagtattttattatttctatagcTTTATCTTACCTTTCAAGTTTCTTAGTAATATTTCAACTTTCAGCGTTATAGATGATGTCATtaaaaaattttgtttgaacaTGTTGAAATCGAAGAATGACTTAGTCCATTCTACTCGTCTTACACGATAAGTTTATTCGATTTTTTCTGTCATTTAATGTTGTTGTAAGATCGAAGAAGTTCCATCAATGCGTGTacgtagtaaaaaaaaagaactcgAGTTCAAAAACTTGGTGGCTATCACGCTGCCCGCCGTACGTTAGAAAGGAGATGAATCCAATCAAAGGTCTGGATTATAGGCTATGCATGAACATggagaggtcagataggcagttacGTCCATAAGGCTTTAAACTATAAGTTCAACAGGATAGGAGCCGACCTTAAAACAGATTAGTTAGGGCCGACTTATTAATATCGATTAATGTCTATTTTGGAATTAGTAGAAAAATAACGGTTAGTTTGTTAAGTTCGGAAATTAgaacgcaataaaaaaaaggtttatttcaaattataattcacCATACCTATAATGTAAGAAACCAATGGGAAAGGGAATGCGAAAACATCACTCAGTGACGTAAtgtaaataacttaaagaaGCTCATATGTTataatgaacataataaaacacaagccaattatcatttaaaatttgatttatttttatgtcttcgttatacaagttttgttaatttgtttgcaaaaatattatcttcaccaatgttattaaaacgaatactttaaatttgaataatttagtaCCGGTATTGACATAATGAACACAGAATTCTATTGCTAACACTAACATACAGTTCGTAGTAAAATGATACACAGGTTCACTCAAAGACGTGGCGATGTGACTCTCGAGATAACAGTTCAACTATCAAAACATCTCGCGACAGGCATCACTCGGGAATATGCTAATTTTAATTGAGCGaaattctataatataaatgccAAATATATATCTCATTTCATAATAACGTAATAtagcatttttaataaaaaaaaatctataaaaagtACACATAAATTAGTTATGGCATAAAAACTATTATCTAAGTATAAAACAAATCTCAAATTTAACCTAATTTAAGTACAAAGATCACGGGTCACAGTTTATAGGATTacattagaaattataatatgtgATGACAGATCTGGCAAAAGTTAAGCTCGCTTGTATGCtgttagtattataatattaatttaatatgtacaTGGAACGAAGTATCTTATTGTGCTTTATACAAAGTTCATGTTAATATGATCACAATTTGTATAAATAGTTCGTCTTGTGGTTATCAATAAAATGCCAACAGTAAGTCGAGTTAGAAGCATATTTACACAATGTTTGAAAACCGGAATGTTTACTACTATTTCAATAGATGATTTCTCTTCTCacttatataatattatcaatttcGATATGCCACTATCAATTTTATACTTTCCGTATTAATACTGCAACAGTCTGAATGTTACTTCgttaacttaaatttattacattgagTTTATAAGGCAATTTTTCGTGTTTAGAGTTTCTCTTTGAAATATCATTGTTTGCGTGATATTTGAAACAGGAACTGTTTGTTTGACAGCACAGGGCGTGACACACAGCAGGCGGGGCGGTGCTACTATCAGGAGGAGCCGAACTCGGACATCCACGAGAGGTACTTCTGTATGTCGCCCTTGGAGACGGACTTGTTGCACTTGGCGAGCGCGTCCATGAAGTCCGGCTTCGTGACCGGCAGGTCCAGCTCCTCCTTCGCCAGCTGCTTGATTTGTTCTGGCTTCAGGCCCGCTATCTTGCGCCGCATCGACATCATTGACGCATctctgtaaaaatatacatacaattaaaataagctCATACCAGTTTTTTGATACCAACTTGGaagttatagattttttttatctagcacACTGtttcccacagctgggcaaaggattagcagtttttaaatcattttatcttTAAGTATCTTCATGCCCTAATACTCAAAAAGAAATTTTTGAGAgtcaaaaagatatttttcccTTGCATTTGACCATTTCCATCAGCGTAAGTCAATTTCGACATACACCGCCACAAACAGATTTCTCTCGAAAACTACAACTTTAGTGGTTGTACCTGCAAACATTAGTGATATCAGCGCCGGAGTATCCGTCCAGCTTCTTGGCGATGGCGCGGAGGTCGACCTCGGGGTCGAGCTTGACCTCGCGCAGGTTGATCTGCAGCAGCGCCTCGCGGCCCTCCTGCGTGGGCAGCGGGATGTAGATGCGCTTCTCCAGCCGCCGCCGAAGCGCCTCGTCGATGTCCCACGGGAAGTTCGTCGCTGCTAACACCATCACCACCTGtagattatgaaaaatagatgttgttaaGATGACGATTTTATTGATGGCCAAGTTTGAGGAAATTGGTTTAGTATAAAGTAACAGATATTATACATGGTAAACTTACAACAAATATTCGAAAAAAATGCTAGAAATTATAaaccacattaaattaaatactttccaaattaaatacttttattgcagTAACAGATTAGTctgataaagtttatttttagagtcatgtattttaattatctaatcTCAAAAATggcttaaaagaaaatatatttttagtacatttatCGAGACAAGTTGACACattaatttagcaaaaaaacAACAGGAAATAACGCATGGGATCACGGGTTTAGTAATACAATAAACCATATTTATGCCATACTTTTTTTGAAACTCACTCATGGAACAGGAACTATTTGTAGgtatatacataaattaataggttatatacctaaaaaaaatagttgtgtTGTGTTTCTGATGCTTATTTAGTTGCTAGTGTCCAGTACCTTAGCGGGCTCATCAGTAGCGGATCCGAGGCCGTCCATCTGCACGAGCAGCTCGGACTTGACGCGGCGCGAGGCCTCGTGCTCGCTGTCGGAGCCGCGCCGGGAGCACAGCGAGTCGATCTCGTCGATGAATATCGTGCTGGGCGCGTAGAACCGGGCCTGCAACATGACATAGTATTATACAACACattatatgaaaaatgtttgaCAATGCTAGGTCGATTTGAGACGGTAGCAACTAAAGTTTCAAATCTCGTAACCaagatttatttcaaatacaaaattgacacacattgatttaaatttattcattttttatttggctTAGGGAACAGCTCTTTCATGGTCAGATATAGACGGATATCAGAGAGATTGAAGTATGAAACTTAACAATACTTTATACCCCAAATCATCAGCATCATTGTTGGGTATAGCATATAAAGTGTTTTAGTATACGATTCGTACCATTTCAAAGAGCAGTCTGACTAGTTTCTCGGACTCGCCGCGGTACTTGGAGGTGAGCGTGGAGGAGGACACGTTGAAGAACGTGGTCCCGCACTCGGTGGCCACGGCCTTCGCCAGCATGGTCTTGCCCGTGCCCGGCGGGCCCACCATCAGCACGCCCTTCCACGGCCGCCGGATGCCCTGGGGACGTGGTTACAGGGATTTAGTAATCAATTCTTAAATATGGTGGTATTGTATACAAGAAAGGATTTGATTATAATTtggttttctttcttttttaaacatcatGTACTCAATAATGTTATCCTTATATCACAaggggtttttacaaacattcatataGCATGCACACTGAGCACTGAAGTAACATAACACAGTTCAATGCAGGGGTATAACCCATTATATATTGATTTATGTAATGGTTTAACAACTTTTGCGCATATTACATAAAGTCATGTAGATTAGTATTTTCATTGAGCTATTTAAGATGGTGTTACATAGATTCCTATTAACTTTTAATAGCAATAAGTTTTTAAGACTGCAGCTCGGACAAAATGAGTCCTATCCAAGCTCCACAAAAGTAACAAGATGGCACTAACTTTAAAGAAGTCTGGCATCCACATGGGCAGCACGACTGCCTCCTCCAGCAGCCGCTTGGCCTCCGTGAGGTCCGCGATGTCGTCCCACCGGATGTTGGGGTTCTTTTGTACTATGTCGCGCTCTGGAAACATGAAAGTCACCAAGGGTTATTAGGGTACATTCTACTTTCTTTATGGATGATTTTAGTTTGCAAATCAacagtttttaaacaataagttattttaCCCGATTATAACTATTGGGTGACAAGGTTTAAAGGAGATTTTAAAAGCCAAAATAGcctatgtttttataaatacctatcCAAAAACATTAACGCTTCAGGGTTCTTGTGTCTTAACGTAATAATGCATACGAAACGCTATATTTTGCAAAAAGTTCTTGAGATTTTGTCTTGTACGGTGGGGGTAAGttataattttcgttttttatataaacatatcTATAGAAATTACATATCTGATTGGTTTTATGATTACATGATATATGCCGTGTAACTCACCGAGCATGTCGACCAGGTCCCCATCAGCGGCGGCAGGGGGCTCGAACCTTCTCTCATCGTCCTTGTGCTTCTCATCGTCCGTGTCGCCGTTGTTGTTGTCTCTGTCCTGCTTGTCTTGCCTGCCGTGATCTTTGCTTGTGTCTTTTGATTTTGCTgcaaattttatagaaaactgtTAGTACTGGGTTTTGTTGAGCGATATAGCGGATCTATGACAGAAATTCTCTGAATGATAGAAGGGAGAACCTAGGGTTAGATTTGCATGGTCAAAATACATTTGCAAGAGAGCAGATTATTAGGTCTAGTATCATACTGGACAAGGCAAAAAagccatacattataaaaatagaaaaagaaaaaaagaaaaaaaaatataaaaaaagaaatataaaatccaaTTCATTGAATATTTGTATGCCGGTCCCGGCTAGACATAGCGGTCATTTCCATTGATGTAACACCTATTTACTACCTATGTTCTACGaataaagactttgtatttGAAGCAATGATACAGAAGAtcgtttttaaagtttatgGTCCTGTATATTAACATGAAAAGAGTTCAATAGTTCTACAagtttaagttgttttttaaacatcttaTTTGTGCAGCAACGTATGCAAAACAGTATAATAGTTAGTGTTATGGTTAGTCAAATAACCACAAACCACAGAGCTCATTATGTAACCATCTTGCGGCTTCCTGGGATCGTATATTATTGGTAACACTATAGTTATTAACAATAACTTGTGTTACACCTTTTGTTTACACCGGTTAGAAAATCCATGAAGATGTGTTTTTATGACTCTTTGGAGCCcagctgatgcctgccggggcagcgTGATTGTCCGAAAgagttaccgtggccccggcaCACGAAGGGAAAAAGTAAAGAACATATGTAGTTGGTACGAGTCAGTAGAAGATTGAAACTTTGATACTCCCTTCCGTTCAACCCGGAAAGAgtcattattttgatgatttcccatccaaaAAAAAGAAGGTAATAGGTAAGTCGCGAGCGACCTCGTGGCTCCGGTTCAGGCTgttgaaggggcccggggtgtttttagtcagGGAGCGTCCAATATATCCCCCAGCCGTGCCcccggcgtgggttgaagtcattagcgtttcaccccggtaATCAAAGGTAAGTTGCAATGGATACTGACCGCTGTGTGCTTTGTTCGCTGCGTTTTTGGGGTTCCTGACGTCCGAAGTCTTCCGTTGCGATGTGGTTGCGTTTCGGGGCGCGGGGGTGGTCTTCTTGTTGTCGGGGCGCGTCGTTCGCGTGTTGCCCCGCGCTGACTTCATCGGCGGAGGGGGACCTCTGTGGATCACACTGTAGCTTCAATGTTTTGGATACTTTTAGGGCTAATCGATGGCTGAGAATGCGTGGTAAACTAAATGATCGACTGACTGGCAGGTTATGTCTCGTTTCATTAAGTGTGCCTACCTTGTGtagaactaaataaatacattttctattctGTTGTACAGAATCAGAACCTTGGGATACACGTGGACAAAAAATCACGAGTAGTTCGTTTATCATCAGATCATCACTGTCAGCTgactcttaaaatatttatgtcccGGCTTAATGCCCATTTTGATATTGTATGAAATATAGATAAACTCGTGGGAATTAAAAAAAGGAgcgacaattattttaattggacgACTAGAGttgtcatttttgtttaattaattaaacctaaATAGCCGTATAAGGCTGACCTATAGTACAGAAACctgatttatatatttattcctTATAAGAAAAACAACATACAAATCCATGAAGGTAAACAAAACCTCCTTATTAGgaactaaacaaaaacctaTTCATGTTTTGAGCAGGCTGCGGATAGCCTgctcaaaacataaataaacaattaaattacgtGTTCCAATAAGTTTATCATTAAATACGTGTTCTATTATCTCATTTGAAATAACAGCGTGTTGTGGACAGGGAACTGACGTCATTTATGgctttattacttaattataatcgaGTGAAAACACAAAACAGCTGTAGTTGTACAGTCAAACGAACAAATTGTTTGAAGAATAAAAGAGACCTTATATCATACGGCTTAAGGTCTGTTTTAGTAATATGAAGTTACTGGTGATGGgttgactgtatttttttttatcttatcgcTAAAGTCGGATTATAAAGAGGGTTATGTCAttagagaaataaaaatgtgtagTTCTGGTGTTCTACTATAATAATGCCTTGTGTGGACCATGAAGTAAGCTGAGAATTTAACatatatacttatttacatgCCACAAGTTATTAGGGTAACATTTGGCAATAGCTTATGCGTACCGATAAttcttaaacaattttaaaactctCCTTTTCTGTTTTTAGCTGATAGATTGTTCTACTATTTATGATTAGGATTATaaccatttattaattttgagtcGATAGAACCTTGACTATTCGTCGTTTTAGtaattaaaaccataaaatagCCATGATGGAAGCAGcgaacttatttattaaaagccaCCACAAAATGTTTAGGAAATTATATATTGTCAAGTATAGAAGTTGTCTAAAGTCTAGACAATTCAAAGTTGGTAATGGTAATAAAATAGACGTTAGCAAACTTTCCGTCTTGACATCTTGTGTAAGTTTTCACCCAACACAAGTCGACAATATTCTATATAAATCTTAGAGTATCTAAAGAgaatccataaaataaataaaacgtgtcTTTTATCACAACACGATGCAGGAAATTGCACTTTATGAAGTAGAGCCGCAGAGCAAAGAGCATCAAACGCATTATATTGTTTGGGCAGGATGAagctcttaaaaaaataccactttttttaaaaaaagctgTGGGTAAAGTAGTCTTCCTATATGAGAAAGGAACAtgcaaaaacacaaatatttctgtcttaattgtattattctaacacttataaataaaatcttttgagaAACCTGTTTTCCAAAATCTAAAAGCCGCAGGTTAAATgctaaaatatagttaaaagtacctacctatcGAAATACAGATTATACAAGTAGTAGCTCTAAGCCAATATACGTAAATCGTATGTAGGTCACGTTTACTGAGATAACAAAAGAGGTTCAATTTAAACACCTTCGTGTATGTCCTTTGCAACAGCTGTTCTGCTGAACCGATATTGGTGTTGCAAACATGACCGACCTTCGGCACATCGGCGCCTACGCGAGGCGTTTCCGAATCATTACGAAGTGAAACGAAAAcgttcaacatttaaatatcgGTAGGTATTTTTGTGCggtattgatttaatttataaggGGGACGTTATAGCATCACAAAAATACTTCGATGATGCTACAATGGAAGACGAAATTTTTATAAGTCTTGtcatgatttaaattttttttcaatgaataaatataatttaggaaCGCATAATCATAAAGTAATCCTTATTTAAAAGAACAGCACTAatgcataattaaaatttagcaCTTTTAAAACCGGTGTTAAAATAGCTTTTCTAAAGCCCATTTTTCTGCCCCTATATACCTTACACGATAGGGGCAGAAAAATAGGCTTTTTACTTTACCGCCATATGCTAAAGAGCTCTTAAGATACCTGCCAGTGCGCACGTGGTCAACACGATACGTTACTTAGCGAGGCACCGCGTGCTAACGACTTCAACAGTTACTCTTAGCTTCATTACGCTAAATACACCCAGCCTAATTAACTTGTcgtgtaaaacaaacaaaacgaagaAGAGATAATAATGAGGAACGAGAATTAACACCTAATTATGCCTGGCCTCAGTAAAACCCGGGGGTCTACCATCATAATATTTAAGGTAAGTTATGAATAATACGTTGAGTTGCCTCACTCTTCTATCACTTTAAGAGGAAGTAGGCTGGCCGATCATAAGCATCTTTTGATTGATGACTACGTTTTGCTAAGTTtcatataggtatttttttcgtGAGAATGATCCATGGGGATATTTACTTTGACTAagcttattaattatttgctgatttatttagaagatataataaCGAACGGGATGGATTTATCTGCATTCATATGAATTTGAAATGAGATTGTTAGCAACGCGCACAATTACGTGCTTAAACGATATTGAAAAACGTGCGTTATCGTAGCTTTTAAACTTGACTTGTTAGTTTACGATTCTTGCGGGCTGTGTAATACGTGTTTCTCGTCAAAGGTTTTATCGGGAATTCGcgacatttaattataatactgtataaaccaacaaaaaaatgtgGCACATTATGATTTAAGCCTCCCTAATGATACTCGAATGAAACAATTTTACTGACTGATCGTCCTATTCGGACGTACCGAAGCGTCCTTATGATTGAGGACTAAAGtcggatccgaaactagtcgggtgataCCGATAgcgcgtgagtaagccgttatCAAATAATTAGGAACTATTATTGTCACTTTATATTGGAGATTTTTTCTAATTAAGATGTCAAGGCTAAGTATttagataaatttattaatgcaaATACTCTTTTGATTAATGTTAATAAGTTTAACGTTTTCATTAGGGCTTAAATATAAGCCCTGATCATGACTCAGTACTATTTTGTAACATAGTGAGACAAACCTTAAACTTATAACCCACGGTTAACCTTTTACTGTGTAAATGTCAACAGTATCTGATTGTCTGGTTACTGCTATTGACCAATAGTTTATGATCGATTAATGGACCAATATCGATGATCAAGTAACATTGGTATTCCTTATATGTCActgttaataaacaaaatgttactatgaataaataatagttcTGACATTTTTGTAATATCTCATCAATTTCCGCGAGCCTATAGTGACAAAAATTTGAACGGCTGGACCAAGTTGGCTAACTTAAAGAATTACAAGACACGTGTCTCGAACTAAAACTACTCGTTATTATTTCCAATGAAGGAAATTGCATCTTCAGGTCAGGTTTCAGGTTTTGGATCGCCTAGTAATTAATATGCTTAATGAGCGGCAGCAACATTGGcgaattttaactttttaagtcTTCCTAAGTGCACATGTGTAGAAACACATTTACTTTAGCAGTTgcaatgtttatcagttttacAATTAATGAGGTTCAACTAACTTGTGTTCTACGCTGGTGGGTGGCGGCCACGCGTTGGGGTCTCTGTCGGGCGGCGGGGGCCATATGTCGGGGTCGATCTCGTGCGGCGCGGGGCCCCACATCTGGTCACGAGTTGGCAGGTCTTCGTAGTCTGTggacaaatatacatattataatgtatgggTTTGGAAGAGAGTTGCCGGCAAGAGCTGAATGCGAatagccgaagatagatctcgatggcgtacGACTGGGGAGGCcttgttcagcagtggacgattacgctgatgatgatgatgtgagAGAGTTGAGAGGtgtgtgttaaaaatatttctttgctaTGTGTTAAATCATGTTGCGTCTGTCACCAAATCGCAAGCATttatgaatcacacaaatgcttatcctacgcgcaAATCGAACCTGCAAAACGTCGGACagtgatcaataaaaaaaaaaacaactttgcTGCATAAATAACTTCTCAACTTAATGAGCAAGAACTTTTAGGCTGTTAAAAAAAAGGTGCCTTCAGAATTCGACGAAATGGTGTTCACTTAGCTTCGTGAAAGCGGCACCAGATAATTGGAAATCGTTTAATTAGTCGACTTTTCTCACGAGATTTACTACACCGGCTTATCGAGTATTCAAACTATACATGGCATGTCCGGAGTTGACCGCACCGAGTATTTGTTTGCGGAGGTTTATAGTACTTTAATCGTTCTAGAAAGTTCCACCATTATTTACCGTATCTGCAGTATAAATGACGATGGAGtaagttgttaattttatacttacaataaagaTGATAGTaggaagtattaaataaaaatagtttcactAGTGAAACGTTTAGACTGTCTTGTATCTGAGGCTAAGATATTTATCCTCAAATTCAAGACCGCTTTCCAcctaaaaaaagtatattttcttgTGTATTGTGCCTGCTC from Trichoplusia ni isolate ovarian cell line Hi5 chromosome 12, tn1, whole genome shotgun sequence harbors:
- the LOC113499208 gene encoding katanin p60 ATPase-containing subunit A-like 1 isoform X2 is translated as MYAAGMTIMAVSVGEICENTKLAREMALMGNYESALVYYEGTVQMIHRLLITIADPTRKSKWQLVQKQMAREYEQLKATVATLQMFQHEGEKAITPLTGNYEDLPTRDQMWGPAPHEIDPDIWPPPPDRDPNAWPPPTSVEHKGPPPPMKSARGNTRTTRPDNKKTTPAPRNATTSQRKTSDVRNPKNAANKAHSAKSKDTSKDHGRQDKQDRDNNNGDTDDEKHKDDERRFEPPAAADGDLVDMLERDIVQKNPNIRWDDIADLTEAKRLLEEAVVLPMWMPDFFKGIRRPWKGVLMVGPPGTGKTMLAKAVATECGTTFFNVSSSTLTSKYRGESEKLVRLLFEMARFYAPSTIFIDEIDSLCSRRGSDSEHEASRRVKSELLVQMDGLGSATDEPAKVVMVLAATNFPWDIDEALRRRLEKRIYIPLPTQEGREALLQINLREVKLDPEVDLRAIAKKLDGYSGADITNVCRDASMMSMRRKIAGLKPEQIKQLAKEELDLPVTKPDFMDALAKCNKSVSKGDIQKYLSWMSEFGSS
- the LOC113499208 gene encoding katanin p60 ATPase-containing subunit A-like 1 isoform X1; translated protein: MYAAGMTIMAVSVGEICENTKLAREMALMGNYESALVYYEGTVQMIHRLLITIADPTRKSKWQLVQKQMAREYEQLKATVATLQMFQHEGEKAITPLTGNYEDLPTRDQMWGPAPHEIDPDIWPPPPDRDPNAWPPPTSVEHNVIHRGPPPPMKSARGNTRTTRPDNKKTTPAPRNATTSQRKTSDVRNPKNAANKAHSAKSKDTSKDHGRQDKQDRDNNNGDTDDEKHKDDERRFEPPAAADGDLVDMLERDIVQKNPNIRWDDIADLTEAKRLLEEAVVLPMWMPDFFKGIRRPWKGVLMVGPPGTGKTMLAKAVATECGTTFFNVSSSTLTSKYRGESEKLVRLLFEMARFYAPSTIFIDEIDSLCSRRGSDSEHEASRRVKSELLVQMDGLGSATDEPAKVVMVLAATNFPWDIDEALRRRLEKRIYIPLPTQEGREALLQINLREVKLDPEVDLRAIAKKLDGYSGADITNVCRDASMMSMRRKIAGLKPEQIKQLAKEELDLPVTKPDFMDALAKCNKSVSKGDIQKYLSWMSEFGSS
- the LOC113499208 gene encoding katanin p60 ATPase-containing subunit A1 isoform X3, yielding MAREYEQLKATVATLQMFQHEGEKAITPLTGNYEDLPTRDQMWGPAPHEIDPDIWPPPPDRDPNAWPPPTSVEHNVIHRGPPPPMKSARGNTRTTRPDNKKTTPAPRNATTSQRKTSDVRNPKNAANKAHSAKSKDTSKDHGRQDKQDRDNNNGDTDDEKHKDDERRFEPPAAADGDLVDMLERDIVQKNPNIRWDDIADLTEAKRLLEEAVVLPMWMPDFFKGIRRPWKGVLMVGPPGTGKTMLAKAVATECGTTFFNVSSSTLTSKYRGESEKLVRLLFEMARFYAPSTIFIDEIDSLCSRRGSDSEHEASRRVKSELLVQMDGLGSATDEPAKVVMVLAATNFPWDIDEALRRRLEKRIYIPLPTQEGREALLQINLREVKLDPEVDLRAIAKKLDGYSGADITNVCRDASMMSMRRKIAGLKPEQIKQLAKEELDLPVTKPDFMDALAKCNKSVSKGDIQKYLSWMSEFGSS